In one Streptomyces sp. NBC_01288 genomic region, the following are encoded:
- a CDS encoding TetR/AcrR family transcriptional regulator C-terminal domain-containing protein, translating to MARGVARTHRSNRAAALRHPWLPATRDTGCPVGPASLKRMDESAAAVRGLDADGAVLRALILAVDTFTLGHVMAELSGGIRRRTTEEADTARRAATTEYVQKQIDAGRLPHLAETGFSELRHNDDPESSFERGLDWLLTGAAGSLTK from the coding sequence CTGGCGCGAGGCGTTGCGCGTACTCACCGGTCCAACCGGGCCGCGGCCCTGCGCCACCCGTGGCTGCCGGCCACCCGGGACACGGGGTGCCCGGTCGGCCCCGCCTCGCTGAAGCGCATGGACGAATCCGCCGCCGCGGTACGGGGGTTGGACGCCGACGGTGCCGTGCTGCGCGCGCTGATCCTCGCGGTCGACACGTTCACGCTCGGGCATGTGATGGCCGAGCTGTCCGGCGGGATCCGGCGCCGGACCACCGAAGAGGCCGACACCGCCCGCCGCGCGGCCACCACGGAGTACGTCCAGAAGCAGATCGACGCCGGCAGGCTCCCCCACCTCGCCGAGACCGGTTTCTCCGAGCTGCGCCACAACGACGACCCGGAGTCGAGCTTCGAACGCGGCCTCGACTGGCTGCTGACCGGCGCCGCCGGGTCACTCACGAAGTAG